The Streptomonospora litoralis genome window below encodes:
- a CDS encoding allantoate amidohydrolase, whose translation MSEHFDELWTRLAPVGRNRTTGGYRRYSWGPADTEARSWFTAAARARGLDVAADGNGNLWAWWGEPGGDAVVTGSHLDSVPDGGAYDGPLGIVGALAAVDELRRRGLRPRRPFAVAVFVEEEGARFGVPCLGSRLLTGAITPERAGRLTDADGVTWSAAMEQAGLDPEGMGSDSEILGRIGVFVELHIEQGRALAHTGDPIGVASAVWPHGRWRLDFSGQADHAGTTRTADRSDPMLPFAEAVLAARRAAEEHDALATVGKVRVSPNGTNAVPSRVRAWLDARAADEGALRAVVDSVDAEARRSAAEHGVTVTGFLESKSPLVRFDHSLRDRIAARVGGTGGAVPILTTGAGHDAGVLATAVPTAMLFVRNPTGISHAPQESATAADCRAGVTALADVLADLADAVPEEQA comes from the coding sequence ATGAGCGAACACTTCGACGAGCTGTGGACCCGACTCGCGCCGGTGGGGCGCAACCGCACCACCGGCGGCTACCGCAGGTACTCCTGGGGACCCGCCGACACCGAGGCGCGGTCCTGGTTCACCGCCGCGGCGCGCGCCCGCGGGCTGGACGTCGCGGCCGACGGCAACGGCAACCTGTGGGCGTGGTGGGGGGAACCCGGAGGCGACGCCGTGGTCACCGGATCCCACCTGGACTCGGTACCCGACGGCGGCGCCTACGACGGGCCCCTCGGGATCGTGGGCGCCCTCGCCGCCGTCGACGAGCTGCGCCGCCGCGGGTTGCGGCCGCGCCGACCCTTCGCGGTTGCCGTGTTCGTGGAGGAGGAAGGCGCCCGCTTCGGCGTGCCCTGCCTGGGCAGCCGGCTGCTGACCGGCGCGATCACCCCGGAGCGCGCGGGCCGGCTCACCGACGCCGACGGTGTCACCTGGTCCGCGGCGATGGAGCAGGCCGGGCTCGACCCCGAGGGGATGGGTTCGGACTCGGAGATCCTCGGCCGCATCGGCGTGTTCGTGGAACTGCACATCGAGCAGGGCCGGGCGCTGGCACACACCGGCGATCCCATCGGTGTCGCCTCGGCGGTGTGGCCGCACGGGCGGTGGCGGCTCGACTTCTCCGGGCAGGCCGACCACGCCGGTACCACCCGTACCGCCGACCGCAGCGACCCCATGCTGCCCTTCGCCGAGGCCGTGCTGGCCGCGCGGCGGGCAGCAGAGGAGCACGACGCGCTGGCCACCGTGGGCAAGGTCCGGGTCTCGCCCAACGGGACCAACGCGGTGCCCTCCCGGGTGCGTGCGTGGCTGGACGCCCGCGCCGCCGACGAGGGAGCCCTGCGTGCGGTGGTCGACAGCGTCGACGCCGAGGCGCGGCGCAGCGCCGCTGAACACGGGGTCACCGTGACCGGTTTCTTGGAGTCGAAGTCCCCGCTGGTGCGCTTCGACCACTCGCTGCGCGACCGCATCGCCGCACGCGTGGGAGGTACGGGCGGTGCGGTGCCGATCCTGACCACCGGCGCCGGTCACGACGCCGGTGTCCTGGCCACGGCCGTGCCGACCGCGATGCTGTTCGTGCGCAACCCGACCGGCATCTCCCACGCCCCGCAGGAATCGGCCACCGCCGCCGACTGCCGGGCCGGGGTGACCGCGCTCGCCGACGTCCTGGCCGACCTCGCGGACGCGGTGCCGGAAGAGCAGGCATGA
- the hutU gene encoding urocanate hydratase, with protein sequence MPIGPAPRTVRAPRGTERTARGWPQEAALRMLHNNLDPEVAEHPERLVVYGGSGKAARDWASFERITAVLRELGDDETLLVQSGRPVGVLPTHEWAPRVLIANANLVGDWANWEEFRRLEALGLTMYGQMTAGSWIYIGTQGILQGTYETFGAVAAKRFGGDLSGTLTLTAGLGGMGGAQPLAVTMNGGAALVVECDPSRIERRIAQGYLDTRADGLDEALRLAERARRERRAVSVGVLGNAADAVPELLRRGAPVDVVTDQTSAHDPLAYLPSGVDFAEWGDYASRAPDEFTRRARESMAAHVAAMVGFADGGAEVFDYGNSIRGEARTAGYARAFDFPGFVPAYIRPLFCAGKGPFRWAALSGDPADIARTDRAVLELFPDDDHLSRWIRLAGERVAYQGLPARICWLGQGERAAAGRRFNELVASGEISAPLAIGRDHLDTGSVASPYRETEGMADGSDAVADWPLLNALVNTASGASWVSIHHGGGVGMGRSIHAGQVSVADGTDLAARKLERVLSNDPASGVIRHADAGYGQAEAVARDHGIRLPMNEGPV encoded by the coding sequence ATGCCGATCGGACCCGCCCCGCGGACCGTGCGCGCGCCGCGCGGCACCGAGCGCACCGCGCGCGGCTGGCCGCAGGAGGCCGCCCTGCGCATGCTGCACAACAACCTCGACCCCGAAGTGGCCGAACACCCCGAGCGGCTCGTCGTCTACGGCGGCAGCGGCAAAGCGGCCCGCGACTGGGCGAGCTTCGAGCGCATCACCGCGGTGCTGCGCGAGCTGGGCGACGACGAGACCCTGCTGGTGCAGTCCGGCCGCCCGGTGGGCGTGCTGCCCACCCACGAGTGGGCGCCGCGGGTACTCATCGCCAACGCCAACCTCGTCGGCGACTGGGCGAACTGGGAGGAGTTCCGCCGCCTGGAGGCGCTCGGGCTGACCATGTACGGGCAGATGACCGCGGGCTCCTGGATCTACATCGGCACGCAGGGCATCCTGCAAGGCACCTACGAGACCTTCGGCGCGGTCGCCGCCAAGCGCTTCGGGGGCGACCTGTCCGGCACGCTCACCCTCACCGCCGGCCTGGGCGGCATGGGCGGCGCCCAGCCGCTCGCCGTGACGATGAACGGCGGGGCGGCGCTGGTCGTCGAATGCGACCCCAGCCGCATCGAGCGCCGCATCGCCCAGGGCTACCTGGACACCCGGGCCGACGGCCTCGACGAGGCGCTGCGGCTGGCGGAGCGCGCCCGGCGCGAACGGCGGGCCGTCTCCGTCGGGGTGCTGGGCAACGCCGCCGACGCCGTCCCCGAGCTGCTGCGGCGCGGGGCACCGGTCGACGTCGTCACCGACCAGACCTCCGCCCACGACCCGCTGGCCTACCTGCCCAGCGGCGTGGACTTCGCCGAGTGGGGCGACTACGCCTCCCGCGCCCCCGACGAGTTCACCCGCCGCGCCCGGGAATCCATGGCCGCCCACGTCGCGGCGATGGTGGGCTTCGCCGACGGCGGCGCGGAGGTGTTCGATTACGGCAACTCCATTCGCGGCGAGGCCCGCACCGCCGGCTACGCGCGGGCCTTCGACTTCCCCGGCTTCGTGCCCGCCTACATCCGCCCGCTGTTCTGCGCGGGCAAGGGCCCGTTCCGCTGGGCCGCGCTATCCGGAGATCCCGCCGACATCGCCCGCACCGACCGCGCCGTGCTGGAGTTGTTCCCCGACGACGACCACCTCTCCCGCTGGATCCGCCTGGCCGGGGAGCGGGTTGCCTACCAGGGCCTGCCGGCCCGGATCTGCTGGCTGGGCCAGGGCGAGCGGGCCGCCGCCGGGCGGCGCTTCAACGAGCTGGTGGCCTCCGGCGAGATCAGCGCGCCGCTGGCCATCGGGCGCGACCACCTCGACACGGGATCGGTCGCCTCCCCCTACCGCGAGACCGAGGGCATGGCCGACGGCTCCGACGCCGTCGCCGACTGGCCGCTGCTCAACGCACTGGTCAACACCGCCTCGGGCGCCTCGTGGGTGTCGATCCACCACGGCGGCGGCGTGGGCATGGGCCGCTCCATCCACGCCGGACAGGTCAGCGTCGCCGACGGCACCGACCTGGCCGCGCGCAAGCTGGAGCGGGTGCTGTCCAACGATCCCGCGAGCGGGGTGATCCGCCACGCCGACGCCGGGTATGGCCAGGCTGAAGCCGTCGCCCGCGACCACGGCATCCGGCTGCCCATGAACGAAGGCCCGGTCTAG
- the hutH gene encoding histidine ammonia-lyase, which translates to MSTSIDIGRAPLAPDEVVAVARRGAAVRLTGDARGAIAAGRKRVDALAADPAPAYGVSTGFGALATRHIAADLRTRLQASLIRSHAAGTGPEVEREVVRALMLLRLRTLAGGGTGVRVETAEALAGLLNSGITPVVHEYGSLGCSGDLAPLSHVALALMGEGEVRDAGGELRKAADALRDAGLRPVELAAKEGLALINGTDGMLGMLLLACADLAELLRVADITAAMSVEALLGTDRVFAAELSDLRPHPGQAAAAANMRALLADSPVVASHRGPDCTRVQDAYSLRCAPQVAGAVRDTLAHAEAVAGRELAAVIDNPVVLEDGRVESNGNFHGAPVGYVLDFLAIAVADLASIAERRTDRMLDVARSHGLPAFLADDPGVDSGHMIAQYTQAGLVSELKRLAAPASVDSIPSSAMQEDHVSMGWAAARKLRRAVEALTSVLAIELVTAARALDLRAPLEPAPATAAVRDTLRSRVAGPGPDRHLAPEIAAAAELITDGSVRGAAAAVVPLA; encoded by the coding sequence ATGTCCACCTCGATCGACATCGGCCGCGCGCCGCTCGCCCCCGACGAGGTCGTCGCCGTGGCACGCCGCGGCGCCGCCGTCCGACTCACCGGTGATGCGCGCGGGGCGATCGCCGCGGGACGCAAACGCGTCGACGCCCTGGCCGCCGACCCCGCGCCCGCCTACGGCGTCAGTACCGGATTCGGCGCACTTGCCACCCGGCACATCGCCGCCGACCTGCGCACCCGGCTGCAGGCTTCGCTCATCCGCTCCCACGCCGCCGGCACCGGGCCCGAGGTCGAGCGCGAAGTCGTGCGGGCCCTGATGCTGCTGCGGCTGCGCACCCTGGCCGGCGGCGGTACCGGCGTGCGCGTCGAGACCGCCGAGGCGCTGGCCGGCCTGCTGAACTCGGGCATCACCCCCGTGGTGCACGAGTACGGCAGCCTGGGCTGCTCGGGCGACCTCGCGCCGCTGTCGCACGTCGCGCTGGCGCTGATGGGCGAGGGCGAGGTGCGCGACGCCGGCGGCGAACTCCGCAAGGCCGCCGATGCGCTGCGGGACGCGGGGCTGCGGCCGGTCGAACTCGCCGCCAAAGAAGGGCTCGCCCTCATCAACGGCACCGACGGCATGCTCGGTATGCTGCTGCTGGCCTGCGCCGACCTCGCCGAGCTGCTGCGCGTCGCCGACATCACCGCCGCGATGAGCGTCGAGGCGCTGCTGGGCACCGACCGGGTCTTCGCTGCGGAGCTGAGCGACTTGCGCCCCCATCCCGGGCAGGCGGCGGCCGCGGCCAACATGCGGGCGCTGCTGGCCGACTCGCCCGTCGTCGCCTCGCACCGCGGCCCCGACTGCACCCGCGTGCAGGACGCCTACTCGCTGCGCTGCGCGCCGCAGGTCGCCGGAGCCGTGCGCGACACCCTCGCCCACGCCGAGGCGGTCGCCGGGCGGGAGCTGGCCGCCGTCATCGACAACCCGGTGGTGCTGGAGGACGGCCGGGTGGAGTCCAACGGCAACTTCCACGGTGCGCCGGTGGGTTACGTGCTGGACTTTCTGGCCATCGCGGTCGCCGACCTCGCCTCCATCGCCGAGCGCCGCACCGACCGGATGCTCGACGTGGCCCGCTCACACGGTCTGCCCGCCTTCCTCGCCGACGATCCCGGTGTCGACTCCGGACACATGATCGCCCAGTACACCCAGGCCGGCCTGGTCTCCGAGCTGAAACGCCTGGCCGCCCCCGCCAGCGTCGACTCCATCCCCAGCTCGGCCATGCAGGAGGACCACGTCTCCATGGGCTGGGCCGCCGCGCGCAAGCTGCGCCGCGCCGTCGAGGCGCTCACCAGCGTGCTGGCGATCGAGCTGGTCACCGCCGCTCGGGCGCTGGACCTGCGCGCGCCCCTGGAACCGGCGCCGGCCACCGCCGCGGTACGCGACACGCTGCGCAGCCGCGTGGCGGGCCCCGGCCCGGACCGGCACCTGGCTCCCGAGATCGCCGCCGCCGCCGAACTCATCACCGACGGATCCGTGCGTGGCGCGGCGGCCGCCGTGGTCCCGCTCGCCTGA
- a CDS encoding LysR family transcriptional regulator gives MFDLRRLRVLRAVHHHGTVTGAAEALHLTPSAVSQQIRQLARDLGVTLLEPEGRRVRLTSGAHVLLDHADALSTRWEQAVADLAHHADGETGPLRMAGYPTGVATLLAPAAARLRGSHPGMRVAVFEAEAGECFDMLLADSADLAVVVPDPTVASPEDSRFEQRVLLEEPHDLLVPAGHPLAERERVPLAETAREDWITPGGSCSHYRVIQVACAAAGFTPRIAHWATDWIGATALVGYGMGIALVPRLLPIATEHPVVRVALDGRSVPMRSILACVRSGSAQHPTVVRGLESLAEVAAKASVAGPAAAAAPEKAVAPDPVALRPDGDRRARPVPAAEG, from the coding sequence ATGTTCGATCTGCGACGCCTGCGCGTACTGCGAGCGGTCCACCACCACGGCACCGTCACCGGCGCGGCCGAAGCGCTGCATCTGACGCCGTCGGCGGTCTCCCAGCAGATCCGCCAGCTCGCCCGGGATCTCGGGGTGACCCTGCTGGAGCCCGAAGGCCGCCGGGTGCGGCTCACCTCCGGCGCGCACGTGCTGCTCGACCACGCCGACGCGCTGAGCACCCGCTGGGAGCAGGCGGTCGCCGATCTCGCCCACCACGCCGACGGCGAGACCGGGCCGCTGCGCATGGCCGGCTACCCGACGGGCGTCGCCACACTGCTGGCGCCGGCCGCCGCGCGGCTGCGCGGCAGCCATCCGGGGATGCGCGTGGCGGTGTTCGAGGCAGAGGCCGGCGAGTGCTTCGACATGCTCCTGGCGGACAGCGCGGACCTCGCCGTGGTCGTCCCCGACCCCACGGTGGCCTCGCCCGAGGACTCCCGCTTCGAGCAGCGTGTCCTGCTGGAGGAGCCGCACGACCTCCTCGTGCCCGCCGGGCATCCGCTGGCCGAGCGCGAACGCGTGCCCCTGGCCGAGACCGCCCGCGAGGACTGGATCACGCCGGGCGGGTCCTGCAGCCACTACCGCGTGATCCAGGTGGCATGCGCCGCGGCCGGGTTCACTCCGCGGATCGCGCACTGGGCCACCGACTGGATCGGGGCGACGGCGCTGGTGGGCTACGGCATGGGGATCGCCCTGGTGCCGCGCCTGCTGCCCATCGCGACCGAGCATCCGGTGGTGCGCGTGGCGCTGGACGGCCGCTCTGTGCCGATGCGGTCCATACTCGCCTGCGTGCGCAGCGGCAGCGCCCAACACCCCACCGTCGTTCGCGGGCTGGAGTCGCTGGCCGAGGTGGCCGCGAAGGCTTCTGTCGCCGGTCCCGCGGCTGCCGCGGCCCCCGAGAAGGCGGTCGCCCCCGACCCCGTCGCTTTGCGCCCGGACGGCGACCGCCGAGCGCGGCCGGTCCCCGCCGCCGAGGGCTGA
- a CDS encoding IclR family transcriptional regulator — protein MSHVPAATRALRLLRFLAARPGPVSAVAVAAELEMPRSSVYQLLEAMAEEGFVTHLPEERRWGLGLAAFEIGSAYLRHGPLERLARPLLRRLVEETGATAHLGVLHGADTLYLLKEQPQHAPTLITGVGVRLPAHLTASGRALLAHLPRAQVRALYPSAESFTDRTGRGPAAPGELRELLAGERRAGYSVEEGQVTEGFSSVAAAAFDHNAAPAAAISLTVPSARPVTPAALAAGARDAAAELTRRLGGRRPEPL, from the coding sequence ATGAGCCATGTCCCCGCGGCCACGCGGGCGCTGCGCCTGCTGCGCTTCCTCGCCGCGCGCCCCGGGCCCGTGTCCGCCGTGGCCGTCGCTGCGGAGCTGGAGATGCCGCGGTCGAGCGTCTACCAACTGCTGGAGGCCATGGCCGAGGAGGGCTTCGTCACCCATCTGCCCGAGGAACGGCGCTGGGGTCTGGGGCTGGCGGCATTCGAGATCGGGTCGGCCTACCTGCGGCACGGCCCGTTGGAGCGGCTGGCCCGACCGCTGCTGCGGCGGCTGGTCGAGGAGACCGGAGCCACCGCGCACCTGGGCGTGCTGCACGGCGCCGACACGCTGTACCTGCTCAAAGAGCAGCCGCAGCACGCGCCGACGCTGATCACGGGGGTCGGGGTGCGGCTGCCTGCGCACCTGACGGCCTCCGGCCGCGCGCTTCTCGCCCACCTGCCGCGCGCCCAGGTGCGCGCACTCTACCCGTCGGCTGAGAGCTTCACCGACCGCACCGGGCGCGGTCCGGCCGCGCCCGGTGAGCTGCGCGAACTACTGGCAGGCGAGCGGCGCGCGGGCTACTCCGTGGAGGAAGGCCAGGTGACCGAGGGGTTCTCGTCCGTGGCGGCGGCCGCCTTCGACCACAACGCCGCACCGGCGGCGGCCATCAGCCTCACGGTGCCCAGCGCCCGCCCGGTCACACCCGCGGCCCTGGCCGCGGGGGCGCGCGACGCCGCCGCCGAGCTGACGCGCCGACTGGGCGGGCGCCGCCCGGAGCCGTTGTGA